In Ornithorhynchus anatinus isolate Pmale09 chromosome 17, mOrnAna1.pri.v4, whole genome shotgun sequence, the following proteins share a genomic window:
- the DNAJC30 gene encoding dnaJ homolog subfamily C member 30, mitochondrial, producing the protein MAAELGRRWAPLLGPRPGRGPGPGAGWRRGCGSRPSGRALYEVLGVAPSATQAQIKAAYYRQSLLHHPDRNAGSAEAAARFALVAQAYHVLGTAALRRRYDRGLLRHDRAPPAPPAPPAPPATPFDFDAFYRAHYGRQLERSRRQRAQGRAEREGRRPRPRDPPAGGRWLRGLDVPLGLAFLLLLGFFGLARK; encoded by the coding sequence ATGGCGGCGGAGCTGGGGCGGCGGTGGGCGCCGCTGCTGGGCCCGAGGCCGGGTCGGGGTCCGGGTCCGGGCGCGGGGTGGCGGCGGGGCTGCGGGAGCCGCCCTTCTGGCCGGGCGCTGTACGAGGTGCTGGGGGTGGCGCCGAGCGCCACGCAGGCGCAGATCAAGGCGGCCTACTACCGCCAGAGCCTCCTCCATCACCCCGACCGCAACGCCGGCAGCGCCGAGGCGGCCGCCCGCTTCGCCCTGGTGGCGCAGGCCTACCACGTGCTGGGCACCGCCGCCCTGCGCCGCCGCTACGACCGCGGCCTGCTCCGCCACGACCgggcgccccccgcgccccccgcgccccccgcgccccccgcgacCCCCTTCGACTTCGACGCCTTCTACCGGGCGCACTACGGACGCCAGCTGGAGCGGAGCCGGCGGCAGCGGGCCCAAGGCCGGGCCGAGCGGGAGGGGCGGCGGCCGCGGCCGCGGGACCCCCCGGCCGGCGGGCGCTGGCTGCGGGGCCTCGACGTCCCGCTGGGcctcgccttcctcctcctgctcggcTTCTTCGGCCTCGCCAGGAAGTAG
- the VPS37D gene encoding vacuolar protein sorting-associated protein 37D, translated as MYRARAARPGPDSGSPGRFGILSTAQLRDLLQDEPKLDRIVRFSRKFQGLQLEREGCLASNYVLAKENLALRPRLEMGRAALAIKYQELREVAESCRAKQQRLEVSLQRWSPRSALNHLRAELDEAEQEAEEHMEQLLSGERPLESFLAGFQQGRARAHLRRTQAEKLQELLLRREGPLPPTPPEPPPPPAGPKLCPPAQGPAPAPAAPLRPTGAPGPLPAAPRNLPPLDSRPAPPPQGSPLRQLGQAPPPAAPRALQPEPPHR; from the exons ATGTACCGGGCCCGGGCGGCGCGGCCGGGGCCGGACTCCGGCAGCCCGGGCCGCTTCGGCATCCTCAGCACCGCGCAGCTCCGGGACCTGCTGCAGGACGAGCCCAAGCTCGATCGGATCGTGAGGTTCAGCAGGAAG TTCCAGGGGCTGCAGCTGGAGCGAGAGGGATGCCTGGCCTCCAACTACGTCCTGGCCAAGGAGAACCTGGCGCTGCGGCCCCGGCTGGAGATGGGCAGAGCGGCCCTGGCCATCAAGTACCAGGAGCTCCGCGAAGTGGCCGAGAGCTGTCGGGCCAAGCAGCAGCGCCTGG AGGTGAGCCTGCAGCGATGGAGCCCGCGCTCTGCCCTGAACCACCTGAGGGCCGAGCTGGACGAAGCCGAGCAGGAGGCTGAG GAGCACATGGAGCAGCTGCTGAGCGGGGAGCGGCCCCTGGAGAGCTTCCTGGCCGGCTTCCAGCAGGGCCGAGCCCGGGCCCACCTGCGCCGGACCCAGGCGGAGAAGCTGCAGGAGCTGCTGCTGCGGCGGGAgggacccctgccccccaccccgccggagcccccccctccacccgccgGCCCCAAGCTCTGCCCGCCGGcccagggcccggccccggccccggccgccccgctgCGGCccaccggggccccgggccccctccccgccgccccccgcaacCTCCCTCCTCTGGACTCCCGCCCGGcgcccccaccccagggctccCCCCTGCGCCAGCTCGGCCaggcgccgccgcccgccgccccccgcgccctGCAGCCGGAGCCCCCCCACCGgtag